From a single Lates calcarifer isolate ASB-BC8 linkage group LG12, TLL_Latcal_v3, whole genome shotgun sequence genomic region:
- the LOC108884042 gene encoding tensin-2 isoform X1, whose protein sequence is MGCIHSTSVGRMKKHGLGTDTGGIPIKADPEVHPEILQLAELAKGGSHAFAEKSFKRRRVCDVCKQNIDSPGAFCKECKVAVHKTCEAKVTPTCTSTPDLTGSTKSTSQKKRGSIPRSKSVEQVMEHVMERHYDFDLTYITERIISVFFLPDLEEQRYRRNLQEVASMLKSKHQDKFLLLNLSEKRHDITRLNQKVQDYGWPDLHAPPLDRICAICKAMETWLTSDPSNVVVLHCKGNKGKTGVIVAAYMHYSKISAGADQALTTLAMRKFCEDKVSSSLQPSQNRYIYYFGGLLSGTIKMNSSPLFLHQILIPSLPNFQTGGGFYPFLKIYQSLQLVYTSGVYDPQSSRARKLCVTMEPALLLKGDIMVKCFHRRNQAAEREVVFRVQFHTCTVHGAQLWFGKTELDLACTDDRFPPDATVEFIFSSGPEKMKGREYRKNDASIKVDYNTSDPVVRWDSYENFNLHHQDSVENISHTRGPLDGSLYAQVKKRRGPGSTAPPGSPNGCLTSSPTVKPQTPSQPHHPTYTSDSSRSPAPTDRLPDTSPSINCPERQNTDSPSRRGDGEDKGRAKTRGKEKDRETAILDDGDPSSPGGSRREHSCCGRAGTKCGDMGWERERGPCLSNGHCLGRCNSIKNHPKSQTLPALPSKSVSPPPNSAHMELCHRHSAHPLPELPWERPPPPPPPPLPCLHRPCYPYSTPEHAHPHSHTLPASNRLCTGEECHLFHYSSHGPSTHLSHQSLPSSPYREMFFSSPTPSSSCPCRDCSSRREHQSASVRTFHPLHPDQSENPHWSQGAGVQRAREAPPLWESENPWEVAREAEFWQCKSATPAFRVCRSSLDQGQSPEQPRFALAPHQSYHSPQSLVDVRDGASSGYHTPPQPRHSCPCSPYQSSPAESHESRGYASGYHSGSASPLPASSPSPGRGRLPETPSRSRDQQHAEVEKAKTDLEDDISQGSEGKSDSNCQSSTPGLDSDHDYTLIGSSSPTHTEDSVTADSPPQSQETSTQLESNKPVPLVTQTQTSSISINSTQPPSEQSLSSDGRIGAAKIMGSAEGSNQSHASSYAAVFITPVQVQLNGSALPSDTPSDSSTSVTINPSASSSPSTTSPNSPIGSPELQSSPQCSPLATDTAGHRLTPDRDSSADNKPPSPVPDGYHTPTFPLASYYYPLLNVPHVPYTGYTAVTIPAIQPPLPEKKRLSSTAGSLNGHNSLLRVSSAPSPAHHVSFSPAVAEQRRGSAQVGYREEADIRVNAKFVQDSSKYWYKPGISRDQAIAVLKDKEPGTFLIRDSNSFQGAYGLALKVATPPPNANITGSKGDPLEQLVRHFLIETGPRGVKIKGCQNESYFGSLSALVYQHSITPISLPCALRIPEKDLVGELQEMQSVTNTSTAADLLKQGAACNVLYLNSVETESLTGPEAVSKATKCTLALSPRPVATVVHFKVSSQGITLTDSKRRLFFRRHYPINSVTFSSLDPQDQRWTNSDSTSSKMFGFVARRTGSTTENVCHLFAEMDPEQPAVAIVNFINKVMLGPQLRR, encoded by the exons ATGGGGTGCATTCACAGCACGAGCGTTGGCAGGATGAAGAAACATGGACTTGGTACTGACACAGGAGGAATCCCCATAAAGGCAGACCCTGAGGTGCATCCTGAAATCCTTCAACTGGCTGAG ctaGCCAAAGGTGGGAGCCACGCCTTCGCAGAGAAGAGCTTCAAGAGGAGACgggtgtgtgatgtgtgtaaGCAGAACATCGACAGCCCCGGGGCTTTCTGCAAGG AGTGCAAGGTTGCAGTTCACAAGACATGTGAAGCCAAG GTGACTCCCACCTGCACCTCAACACCAGATCTG actGGTTCCACTAAATCTACATCACAGAAGAAGAGAGGCTCCATACCAAG GAGTAAAAGTGTAGAACAAGTGATGGAGCATGTGATGGAGCGCCACTACGACTTTGACCTCACCTACATCACAGAGAGGATcatctctgtcttcttcctgcCAGACCTGGAGGAGCAGCGGTACCGCAGAAACCTACAGGAAGTGGCCTCCATGCTAAAATCCAAGCACCAAGACAAGTTTCTG CTACTGAATTTATCAGAGAAGAGACATGACATCACCAGACTTAACCAAAAG GTGCAGGACTACGGCTGGCCTGATCTTCATGCCCCACCCTTGGACAGGATATGTGCCATCTGTAAAGCCATGGAGACCtggctgacctctgaccccagcAACGTAGTGGTCCTCCACTGCAAG GGAAACAAAGGGAAGACGGGGGTCATTGTGGCAGCCTACATGCACTACAGCAAGATATCTGCTGG AGCGGATCAGGCTCTCACCACACTGGCAATGAGGAAGTTCTGTGAAGACAAAGTGTCCTCTTCCCTACAGCCCTCTCAGAACAG GTACATCTACTACTTTGGTGGTCTCCTATCAGGCACCATCAAAATGAACAGCAGTCCTCTGTTCCTCCACCAGATCCTCATCCCCTCACTACCAAACTTCCAGACCGGAGGAG GTTTCTATCCCTTCCTGAAAATCtatcagtctctgcagctgGTCTACACCTCAGGCGTCTA tgATCCCCAGAGCTCCAGGGCAAGGAAGCTGTGTGTGACTATGGAGCCAGCACTATTATTAAAAGGGGACATTATG GTGAAGTGCTTCCACCGGCGGAAtcaagcagcagagagggaggtggtCTTTAGAGTCCAGTTTCACACCTGTACCGTTCACGGAGCCCAGCTGTGGTTTGGAAAGACCGAACTGGACCTGGCTTGCACAG ATGACAGGTTCCCTCCTGATGCTACAGTCGAGTTTATCTTCTCCAGTGGgccagaaaaaatgaaag GTCGAGAATACCGCAAGAATGATGCCTCTATCAAAGTGGATTATAACACCTCAGACCCTGTGGTCAGATGGGATTCTTATGAGAACTTCAACCTGCACCACCAAGACAGCGTGGAAA ATATCTCTCATACAAGAGGCCCTCTTGACGGCAGTCTGTACGCGCAAGTGAAGAAGAGACGTGGGCCAGGCTCCACTGCCCCACCAGGATCTCCCAATGGATGCCTCACCAGCAGCCCAACAGTAAAACCCCAAACCCCCAGCcaaccccaccaccccacctACACCAGTGACTCCAGTCGGTCACCAGCACCCACTGATCGTCTGCCAGACACCTCTCCATCCATAAACTGCCCTGAGAGACAAAATACTGATAGTCCATcaaggagaggagatggagaagataaAGGAAGAGCGAAAACaagggggaaagaaaaggaTAGGGAGACAGCGATTTTAGATGATGGGGACCCATCAAGTCCGGGGGGTTCGAGGCGAGAGCACTCGTGTTGTGGTCGAGCAGGTACAAAGTGTGGCGACATGgggtgggagagggagagaggaccGTGCCTCTCTAACGGCCACTGTCTGGGACGATGCAACAGCATTAAAAATCATCCAAAAAGTCAAACTCTGCCTGCTCTACCATCCAAATCTGTGTCACCTCCTCCGAATTCAGCTCACATGGAACTCTGCCACCGCCACAGCGCCCATCCCTTACCAGAGTTACCATGGGAACgtccacccccacccccgcccccaCCTCTGCCCTGTCTCCACAGGCCATGCTACCCTTATTCTACCCCTGAAcacgcacacccacacagccacACCCTCCCAGCCTCAAACAGACTGTGCACTGGGGAGGAGTGTCACCTCTTCCATTATTCCAGCCACGGCCCATCCACTCATCTCTCCCATCAATCACTGCCCTCCAGCCCTTACAGGGAAATGTTCTTCAGCTCTCCAACACCGTCCTCTAGTTGCCCCTGCCGGGACTGCTCCAGCAGGCGAGAGCACCAATCGGCCTCAGTCAGAACATTCCACCCGTTACACCCAGACCAATCAGAGAACCCGCACTGGTCCCAGGGAGCAGGGGTACAACGAGCAAGAGAGGCGCCTCCGCTGTGGGAAAGCGAGAATCCGTGGGAGGTGGCGAGAGAGGCTGAGTTCTGGCAGTGCAAATCAGCCACGCCTGCGTTTCGGGTCTGCCGCTCCTCATTGGATCAAGGTCAAAGCCCGGAGCAGCCTAGGTTTGCCCTAGCACCGCACCAGAGCTACCACAGCCCCCAGTCTCTGGTGGATGTGCGAGACGGAGCCAGCAGCGGGTACCACACCCCTCCACAACCCCGCCACTCCTGCCCCTGCTCTCCTTATCAGTCGTCCCCAGCTGAGAGCCACGAGAGCCGGGGTTACGCCTCAGGGTACCACTCTGGATCGGCATCGCCTCTGCCTGCTAGTAGCCCGTCTCCTGGGAGAGGTAGGCTGCCCGAGACACCCTCTAGATCCAGAGATCAGCAGCATGCTGAAG TGGAAAAGGCAAAAACTGATCTGGAGGACGACATATCCCAGGGTTCAGAGGGTAAATCAGACTCTAACTGCCAGTCAAGCACCCCTGGGCTAGACTCTGATCATGACTACACACTTATCGGTAGCAGCAGccccacacacactgaagacag TGTTACCGCTGACAGCCCTCCTCAAAGCCAAGAAACCTCCACACAGCTGGAATCCAACAAACCAGTACCACTAGTAACTCAAACCCAGACTTCCAGCATATCTATAAACTCCACACAACCACCAAGTGAGCAGAGTTTGAGCTCTGATGGAAGGATTGGTGCAGCCAAGATCATGGGAAGTGCTGAGGGATCTAACCAATCACATGCTTCAAGTTATGCTGCTGTCTTCATCACCCCAGTCCAAGTGCAGCTCAATGGTTCCGCCCTTCCCAGCGATACCCCCTCTGACAGCAGCACAAGTGTAACCATTAACCCTTCTGCCAGTTCTAGCCCTTCCACCACTTCCCCAAATTCTCCTATTGGCTCCCCAGAGCTGCAGTCTTCTCCCCAGTGCTCCCCATTGGCTACAGACACAGCAGGGCACAGACTGACTCCAGACAGAGACAGCTCAGCCGACAACAAACCTCCGTCACCTGTGCCTGACGGATATCACACCCCCACTTTCCCCTTAGCATCCTATTACTACCCATTACTAAACGTCCCCCACGTCCCATACACAGGGTACACTGCGGTCACTATCCCCGCCATCCAGCCACCACTGCCTGAGAAGAAACGCCTCTCCTCCACAGCGGGATCCCTGAACGGACACAACTCTCTTCTCAGAGTCTCCTCAGCTCCTTCCCCCGCGCACCATGTTAGTTTCTCCCCAGCTGTGGCAGAGCAGAGACGAGGGTCTGCTCAGGTCGGCTACAGGGAGGAGGCAGACATCAGGGTTAACGCGAAGTTTGTCCAGGACAGCTCCAAGTACTGGTACAAACCAGGCATCTCTAGAGACCAAG CTATAGCCGTGTTAAAGGACAAGGAACCAGGAACGTTCCTCATCAGGGACAGTAACTCCTTCCAGGGGGCCTACGGTCTGGCCCTCAAAGTGGCCACCCCTCCTCCTAATGCCAACATCACCGGCAGCAAAG gGGATCCTCTGGAACAGCTGGTGAGACACTTCCTCATCGAGACTGGGCCACGGGGAGTGAAGATCAAGGGCTGTCAGAACGAGTCCTACTTCG gAAGTTTATCTGCCCTGGTGTACCAGCATTCAATTACCCCAATCTCTCTGCCCTGTGCCCTTCGTATCCCGGAAAAAG ATCTGGTCGGGGAGCTTCAGGAGATGCAGAGTGTGACAAACACCAGCACAGCGGCTGACCTCCTCAAACAAGGAGCAG CTTGCAATGTGCTTTACCTGAACTCTGTGGAAACTGAATCACTGACGGGGCCAGAGGCAGTTTCCAAGGCAACCAAGTGCACTTTGGCTCTGAGTCCGCGTCCAGTGGCAACAGTGGTCCACTTCAAAGTGTCCTCTCAGGGGATCACTCTAACAGACAGCAAAAGAAG GCTGTTTTTCAGAAGACATTATCCAATCAACAGTGTCACTTTCAGCAGTCTTGACCCCCAAGACCAGAG GTGGACTAATTCTGATAGCACATCAAGCAA GATGTTTGGCTTTGTGGCCAGGCGGACAGGCAGCACCACAGAAAACGTGTGTCACCTGTTTGCAGAGATGGACCCAGAGCAGCCAGCTGTGGCCATCGTCAACTTTATCAACAAAGTCATGCTGGGACCACAGCTGCGCagatga
- the LOC108884042 gene encoding tensin-2 isoform X3: MGCIHSTSVGRMKKHGLGTDTGGIPIKADPEVHPEILQLAELAKGGSHAFAEKSFKRRRVCDVCKQNIDSPGAFCKECKVAVHKTCEAKVTPTCTSTPDLTGSTKSTSQKKRGSIPRSKSVEQVMEHVMERHYDFDLTYITERIISVFFLPDLEEQRYRRNLQEVASMLKSKHQDKFLLLNLSEKRHDITRLNQKVQDYGWPDLHAPPLDRICAICKAMETWLTSDPSNVVVLHCKGNKGKTGVIVAAYMHYSKISAGADQALTTLAMRKFCEDKVSSSLQPSQNRYIYYFGGLLSGTIKMNSSPLFLHQILIPSLPNFQTGGGFYPFLKIYQSLQLVYTSGVYDPQSSRARKLCVTMEPALLLKGDIMVKCFHRRNQAAEREVVFRVQFHTCTVHGAQLWFGKTELDLACTDDRFPPDATVEFIFSSGPEKMKGREYRKNDASIKVDYNTSDPVVRWDSYENFNLHHQDSVENISHTRGPLDGSLYAQVKKRRGPGSTAPPGSPNGCLTSSPTVKPQTPSQPHHPTYTSDSSRSPAPTDRLPDTSPSINCPERQNTDSPSRRGDGEDKGRAKTRGKEKDRETAILDDGDPSSPGGSRREHSCCGRAGTKCGDMGWERERGPCLSNGHCLGRCNSIKNHPKSQTLPALPSKSVSPPPNSAHMELCHRHSAHPLPELPWERPPPPPPPPLPCLHRPCYPYSTPEHAHPHSHTLPASNRLCTGEECHLFHYSSHGPSTHLSHQSLPSSPYREMFFSSPTPSSSCPCRDCSSRREHQSASVRTFHPLHPDQSENPHWSQGAGVQRAREAPPLWESENPWEVAREAEFWQCKSATPAFRVCRSSLDQGQSPEQPRFALAPHQSYHSPQSLVDVRDGASSGYHTPPQPRHSCPCSPYQSSPAESHESRGYASGYHSGSASPLPASSPSPGRVEKAKTDLEDDISQGSEGKSDSNCQSSTPGLDSDHDYTLIGSSSPTHTEDSVTADSPPQSQETSTQLESNKPVPLVTQTQTSSISINSTQPPSEQSLSSDGRIGAAKIMGSAEGSNQSHASSYAAVFITPVQVQLNGSALPSDTPSDSSTSVTINPSASSSPSTTSPNSPIGSPELQSSPQCSPLATDTAGHRLTPDRDSSADNKPPSPVPDGYHTPTFPLASYYYPLLNVPHVPYTGYTAVTIPAIQPPLPEKKRLSSTAGSLNGHNSLLRVSSAPSPAHHVSFSPAVAEQRRGSAQVGYREEADIRVNAKFVQDSSKYWYKPGISRDQAIAVLKDKEPGTFLIRDSNSFQGAYGLALKVATPPPNANITGSKGDPLEQLVRHFLIETGPRGVKIKGCQNESYFGSLSALVYQHSITPISLPCALRIPEKDLVGELQEMQSVTNTSTAADLLKQGAACNVLYLNSVETESLTGPEAVSKATKCTLALSPRPVATVVHFKVSSQGITLTDSKRRLFFRRHYPINSVTFSSLDPQDQRWTNSDSTSSKMFGFVARRTGSTTENVCHLFAEMDPEQPAVAIVNFINKVMLGPQLRR, encoded by the exons ATGGGGTGCATTCACAGCACGAGCGTTGGCAGGATGAAGAAACATGGACTTGGTACTGACACAGGAGGAATCCCCATAAAGGCAGACCCTGAGGTGCATCCTGAAATCCTTCAACTGGCTGAG ctaGCCAAAGGTGGGAGCCACGCCTTCGCAGAGAAGAGCTTCAAGAGGAGACgggtgtgtgatgtgtgtaaGCAGAACATCGACAGCCCCGGGGCTTTCTGCAAGG AGTGCAAGGTTGCAGTTCACAAGACATGTGAAGCCAAG GTGACTCCCACCTGCACCTCAACACCAGATCTG actGGTTCCACTAAATCTACATCACAGAAGAAGAGAGGCTCCATACCAAG GAGTAAAAGTGTAGAACAAGTGATGGAGCATGTGATGGAGCGCCACTACGACTTTGACCTCACCTACATCACAGAGAGGATcatctctgtcttcttcctgcCAGACCTGGAGGAGCAGCGGTACCGCAGAAACCTACAGGAAGTGGCCTCCATGCTAAAATCCAAGCACCAAGACAAGTTTCTG CTACTGAATTTATCAGAGAAGAGACATGACATCACCAGACTTAACCAAAAG GTGCAGGACTACGGCTGGCCTGATCTTCATGCCCCACCCTTGGACAGGATATGTGCCATCTGTAAAGCCATGGAGACCtggctgacctctgaccccagcAACGTAGTGGTCCTCCACTGCAAG GGAAACAAAGGGAAGACGGGGGTCATTGTGGCAGCCTACATGCACTACAGCAAGATATCTGCTGG AGCGGATCAGGCTCTCACCACACTGGCAATGAGGAAGTTCTGTGAAGACAAAGTGTCCTCTTCCCTACAGCCCTCTCAGAACAG GTACATCTACTACTTTGGTGGTCTCCTATCAGGCACCATCAAAATGAACAGCAGTCCTCTGTTCCTCCACCAGATCCTCATCCCCTCACTACCAAACTTCCAGACCGGAGGAG GTTTCTATCCCTTCCTGAAAATCtatcagtctctgcagctgGTCTACACCTCAGGCGTCTA tgATCCCCAGAGCTCCAGGGCAAGGAAGCTGTGTGTGACTATGGAGCCAGCACTATTATTAAAAGGGGACATTATG GTGAAGTGCTTCCACCGGCGGAAtcaagcagcagagagggaggtggtCTTTAGAGTCCAGTTTCACACCTGTACCGTTCACGGAGCCCAGCTGTGGTTTGGAAAGACCGAACTGGACCTGGCTTGCACAG ATGACAGGTTCCCTCCTGATGCTACAGTCGAGTTTATCTTCTCCAGTGGgccagaaaaaatgaaag GTCGAGAATACCGCAAGAATGATGCCTCTATCAAAGTGGATTATAACACCTCAGACCCTGTGGTCAGATGGGATTCTTATGAGAACTTCAACCTGCACCACCAAGACAGCGTGGAAA ATATCTCTCATACAAGAGGCCCTCTTGACGGCAGTCTGTACGCGCAAGTGAAGAAGAGACGTGGGCCAGGCTCCACTGCCCCACCAGGATCTCCCAATGGATGCCTCACCAGCAGCCCAACAGTAAAACCCCAAACCCCCAGCcaaccccaccaccccacctACACCAGTGACTCCAGTCGGTCACCAGCACCCACTGATCGTCTGCCAGACACCTCTCCATCCATAAACTGCCCTGAGAGACAAAATACTGATAGTCCATcaaggagaggagatggagaagataaAGGAAGAGCGAAAACaagggggaaagaaaaggaTAGGGAGACAGCGATTTTAGATGATGGGGACCCATCAAGTCCGGGGGGTTCGAGGCGAGAGCACTCGTGTTGTGGTCGAGCAGGTACAAAGTGTGGCGACATGgggtgggagagggagagaggaccGTGCCTCTCTAACGGCCACTGTCTGGGACGATGCAACAGCATTAAAAATCATCCAAAAAGTCAAACTCTGCCTGCTCTACCATCCAAATCTGTGTCACCTCCTCCGAATTCAGCTCACATGGAACTCTGCCACCGCCACAGCGCCCATCCCTTACCAGAGTTACCATGGGAACgtccacccccacccccgcccccaCCTCTGCCCTGTCTCCACAGGCCATGCTACCCTTATTCTACCCCTGAAcacgcacacccacacagccacACCCTCCCAGCCTCAAACAGACTGTGCACTGGGGAGGAGTGTCACCTCTTCCATTATTCCAGCCACGGCCCATCCACTCATCTCTCCCATCAATCACTGCCCTCCAGCCCTTACAGGGAAATGTTCTTCAGCTCTCCAACACCGTCCTCTAGTTGCCCCTGCCGGGACTGCTCCAGCAGGCGAGAGCACCAATCGGCCTCAGTCAGAACATTCCACCCGTTACACCCAGACCAATCAGAGAACCCGCACTGGTCCCAGGGAGCAGGGGTACAACGAGCAAGAGAGGCGCCTCCGCTGTGGGAAAGCGAGAATCCGTGGGAGGTGGCGAGAGAGGCTGAGTTCTGGCAGTGCAAATCAGCCACGCCTGCGTTTCGGGTCTGCCGCTCCTCATTGGATCAAGGTCAAAGCCCGGAGCAGCCTAGGTTTGCCCTAGCACCGCACCAGAGCTACCACAGCCCCCAGTCTCTGGTGGATGTGCGAGACGGAGCCAGCAGCGGGTACCACACCCCTCCACAACCCCGCCACTCCTGCCCCTGCTCTCCTTATCAGTCGTCCCCAGCTGAGAGCCACGAGAGCCGGGGTTACGCCTCAGGGTACCACTCTGGATCGGCATCGCCTCTGCCTGCTAGTAGCCCGTCTCCTGGGAGAG TGGAAAAGGCAAAAACTGATCTGGAGGACGACATATCCCAGGGTTCAGAGGGTAAATCAGACTCTAACTGCCAGTCAAGCACCCCTGGGCTAGACTCTGATCATGACTACACACTTATCGGTAGCAGCAGccccacacacactgaagacag TGTTACCGCTGACAGCCCTCCTCAAAGCCAAGAAACCTCCACACAGCTGGAATCCAACAAACCAGTACCACTAGTAACTCAAACCCAGACTTCCAGCATATCTATAAACTCCACACAACCACCAAGTGAGCAGAGTTTGAGCTCTGATGGAAGGATTGGTGCAGCCAAGATCATGGGAAGTGCTGAGGGATCTAACCAATCACATGCTTCAAGTTATGCTGCTGTCTTCATCACCCCAGTCCAAGTGCAGCTCAATGGTTCCGCCCTTCCCAGCGATACCCCCTCTGACAGCAGCACAAGTGTAACCATTAACCCTTCTGCCAGTTCTAGCCCTTCCACCACTTCCCCAAATTCTCCTATTGGCTCCCCAGAGCTGCAGTCTTCTCCCCAGTGCTCCCCATTGGCTACAGACACAGCAGGGCACAGACTGACTCCAGACAGAGACAGCTCAGCCGACAACAAACCTCCGTCACCTGTGCCTGACGGATATCACACCCCCACTTTCCCCTTAGCATCCTATTACTACCCATTACTAAACGTCCCCCACGTCCCATACACAGGGTACACTGCGGTCACTATCCCCGCCATCCAGCCACCACTGCCTGAGAAGAAACGCCTCTCCTCCACAGCGGGATCCCTGAACGGACACAACTCTCTTCTCAGAGTCTCCTCAGCTCCTTCCCCCGCGCACCATGTTAGTTTCTCCCCAGCTGTGGCAGAGCAGAGACGAGGGTCTGCTCAGGTCGGCTACAGGGAGGAGGCAGACATCAGGGTTAACGCGAAGTTTGTCCAGGACAGCTCCAAGTACTGGTACAAACCAGGCATCTCTAGAGACCAAG CTATAGCCGTGTTAAAGGACAAGGAACCAGGAACGTTCCTCATCAGGGACAGTAACTCCTTCCAGGGGGCCTACGGTCTGGCCCTCAAAGTGGCCACCCCTCCTCCTAATGCCAACATCACCGGCAGCAAAG gGGATCCTCTGGAACAGCTGGTGAGACACTTCCTCATCGAGACTGGGCCACGGGGAGTGAAGATCAAGGGCTGTCAGAACGAGTCCTACTTCG gAAGTTTATCTGCCCTGGTGTACCAGCATTCAATTACCCCAATCTCTCTGCCCTGTGCCCTTCGTATCCCGGAAAAAG ATCTGGTCGGGGAGCTTCAGGAGATGCAGAGTGTGACAAACACCAGCACAGCGGCTGACCTCCTCAAACAAGGAGCAG CTTGCAATGTGCTTTACCTGAACTCTGTGGAAACTGAATCACTGACGGGGCCAGAGGCAGTTTCCAAGGCAACCAAGTGCACTTTGGCTCTGAGTCCGCGTCCAGTGGCAACAGTGGTCCACTTCAAAGTGTCCTCTCAGGGGATCACTCTAACAGACAGCAAAAGAAG GCTGTTTTTCAGAAGACATTATCCAATCAACAGTGTCACTTTCAGCAGTCTTGACCCCCAAGACCAGAG GTGGACTAATTCTGATAGCACATCAAGCAA GATGTTTGGCTTTGTGGCCAGGCGGACAGGCAGCACCACAGAAAACGTGTGTCACCTGTTTGCAGAGATGGACCCAGAGCAGCCAGCTGTGGCCATCGTCAACTTTATCAACAAAGTCATGCTGGGACCACAGCTGCGCagatga